aatggttcttatgaaggataccgagtttaatttgaaagaaatgagcataaacacgttatttctaccttatgagactatagtagaccacagaatatcttttagcattcaccattcatttaatatttttgcgctttcagctattaattacatggttataatcttgttatcagttattaatattttccataaatgcataatttagtaagtagttaaaggtttattagtcaaaatgtatgtttgttatacatgtgtatgtattgattttgaataagaatgtcactttaacaaaGTAAGAAGGAATAAGAAGAGAAATCGATGACTGGCTTGGAAGAAGAGGATTAATAATCAACTTATAGTTTAACGACTTGTCATGCCCGATTAtacagtggttacgttcaactaattttatttttcttataaaaacataactttatttCTAACGCTGTTTAACATTTAGCTCATATTCGAAACTTTCTCCCCATATAATTATGGTGTTAGGGTTCGTGAAACATTATAGATCAGTGTTATTTCGCGAGCAAATCTTTCAACTGTCTATAGAATATATAGGGAATTTATTTAGTAGTCTGCGACCATCAAGGTTTTGAGTATCTCTTGCCCTTTAAAGAAAGACAACTGTGCAAGTAATTCTCTATATTATTATGTACGAGTTGCTTCCCATACGTCGAATGGTTAATGGTTAATAACAGTTTCAAAATGAACTCCGATTTATGTAACATCTTCACTGGAGATACTTATCCCCCAGCATGGAAACGGCCAGTATTGTCGCCGTAAACACTGTCATAAAGATCAGAAATGTCCAGAAGCCTATGAAGTCAATGGCGGCAGATACGGACTTCCACGTGACTTCTTCCGCTTCCTGTGCACGCTTGACATCGCGGGCCACATGGCCGCCACCTACGCAAATGGCGCATTGGATCCTACGGACGCACTGTGTGATGGCGTAAAAGTGGCGGGAGACGGGCCGCTCCTCCGGGCGGTGGTGGATTCGCAGCTGGATGATGGTGACGACCACCATGACCGTGCTGGCCATCGTCATGATGAAGATGTAGAGCGAGAACATGGACGTGTCCTCCGAGTTGCGCGGCATTTCCGTGCTGATTATCGTTAGGAAGACCGCGAACGAGAGGAACGCCGTCACCGCGTAGCCGGTCTTCTCCCCGGAGTCCGCCGGAAGAACGAACAAGAAAGCGTTCAGGAGACCCAGCATGATTACAGGCACGAGTATGGTGATCAAATACTCTAGAGGCTTCCGTTTCATCTCAATAATGAAAAGAATTCCAGAATTGTCACCGGACGTGACTTCTGTGGTTGATGTCTTAAGGATGTCCCATTCGGAGTTCTTTTCGTACAGACTTGTGTCGAACCCTATCGTGCCCTGCGATAGCGAAACCTTTTCCTTGGTGTTGCTCCAGATCAGAAGTTTCAGTTCACACGACGTTTTGTCAAACGGAAAAAAGGTGATCACTACTTCACATCCGCTTTCAAACACTTGATACGGCCGCCAGAGAACCGTCCCGTCCTTTTTTATACGGATGTATAGAAACGAGTCTCCCAACCCTACCATTGTCTCAAAGCCATTCTGAAGCGCCATGTCGGGCACCCAGACGTTTCCCTGTGGTACGTACACTTCCTCAATGTCTGCGTTTCCCGCGTCACCCCAGTTCCGGGCGATCACCTCATCCGTCCACTGAATGTCCAAGTACGCCGTCGTCACCAGCTTTTGTTCCTGGTTGTCAAAATAGTTTATCCCGATAAGGTGCAGGTCGACGGTCACGGCCACGGCGGTTGACTGATCCAAGACAGGCCGGATGTAGGTCGTATAGTTAACCGGCAGTACGTTTCCCAGGTGCAGGCGCATTTCTTCCGATGTTATGCAGCTTACTGGATTTAGTAAGATGCTGCTGTATAACACGACGGCAAACAGAATTACGAAACGATCcatttttgttgtcttttatcGTCAATCTtattaaaacatcataaatgtacatacataattattttattttaaaaaaacacgaaaGATTGCAGATTAAACATGAATAtggaatatacaaatatagaaTTATTGAAAGCATAAGTGTCTTTTGTTCTTGCTCAGGGTGAGCGCTAGGTGTTGcgaaaacaatacaaaatactgcACAGATAATTAGGTTTCATTACGTATCGATTTCAAttagttaaattaaaacaatagaaagaaAGTTTGAATCATATTCTTACTTATCACctcaaaatattgttaataaaataaaaacatgaggGAGTTACTTTTCTGCGTGTTAGCAGTCTGCGTCACTGAGGCGCATGCAGGCGTTTCCGCGACGGACATGAATACCCATTTATCCGAGACGTTCACTAACTACGATAGCCGCGTGCGGCCGCTGCTGAGCGACCAGTCGCAGGCGGTCGGCGTGTCCGTCGACCTCCATCTGCTCGGAATCAACAACTTCGACAGCTCTGAGCAGAAGCTGGAAACCACGGCGTACCTCGAGATCTCGTGGACAGACGAGGTTCTACAGGACAACTGGGAGAACTCTGACGTATCGGAAGTGCTTATTCCGCAATCGGACATCTGGCTTCCGGATCTCGCGTTACAGAATGGGTTTGAAACGTTGACTGGACTGGGAAACAAGTTTTATAACGTGAGGGTAAAAAGTACTGGTGTGGTCACGTGGCGCCCGTATCATGTATTCGAAAGCGCATGCGCAGTTGACGTCACATACTTCCCGTTTGATAGAACAACGTGTGAGCTGAAGTTTGTTGTTTGGAGTAATCCGAAGAATCTTCTTATGGCGACGGTGGGAACCGGGGGGCTTGACATGACGGGATTCAGCGAAAACAGTGAGTGGAGCATCGAACTAACGGAAGCGAACAACTTTGAAACCACAACATCATCTGGCGTCACGTTCGCCATCCAGATGAAACGGAAGCCGCTCTTCTACCTCCTGAATATCCTCATACCCGTGATTATGCTCGCCGTTTTGAACGCGTTCGTCTTCGCGCTGCCCGCGTCTTCCGGCGAGAAGACGGGATTCGCGGTGACGGCCTTCCTGGCTCTGGCGGTGTTCCTGACGATCATCAGCGCGGAGCTTCCGCGGACGGCCGACAAGGTGTCTACATTCTCCGCCTACCTCTTCCTCGTTACCTTCCTCAGCGCCCTCATCTCAATGATCACAATTATACAGCTCCGTCTCTTCGCGCGTGAACCGGAAGTGCCCGTCCCATCAagtatttccattttattattaatatcattataattattattattattattattattattattattatttattattactattattattattattattattattattattattattattattattattattattattatactttttgCTGCTTCTTCTTCTACTTCTTCTATGTGATATGTCATGCATCTCGAGCTCTTCCGCTTACAGGTCTACAGAGCCTCACTAAGTGTATCCGACGGATGCGGTGCCGCACGTGTTTTGCGAAATCTGGCGGCTATGTCCGGGGACTCACCATCGAGGAGGTGAAGCGCCGCCTGTCGGATGACGTTACATGGGAAGACGCGGTGGGCGCCCTGGACTTCGTCTTCTTCTGGGTTTTCCTGTTTCTGATCGCGGGCATCACATCTGGCTGCTGCGTCATAGCCGTGAAAGGCGCCCTTGCTTAATACTGCTGTAGCTGCTGTTGCTgaccatgtattgttttcatgtttggacggttttctaatttaaatggaattgggccgattgttcagagtATTATTAAACGCCGTTAACACCGGCAtagttgttaacatttaaaggtgaactattttattatttgcagtggtgtttaaataaagtaagCATAGCTAAAGCAGTTTTCTCAATATCTGCAAGACATATGTCCATGAAACTCTCAGAGTAGTAAGGATTTCTAAGTTAACAACGAGGCTGTTGACAACTGTAGCTTTGACAAAGGTCTGAGCAATTGGCcaaatgttattgtttgattttgattaCTATTATGGCACATAATTTGTATGATGTGTGTCATTGCCGCCAAATGcactttttcaaagaaataaaaatactgtttCTTGCTGTTGATTacgttta
The Mya arenaria isolate MELC-2E11 chromosome 12, ASM2691426v1 DNA segment above includes these coding regions:
- the LOC128212158 gene encoding acetylcholine receptor subunit beta-type lev-1-like → MRELLFCVLAVCVTEAHAGVSATDMNTHLSETFTNYDSRVRPLLSDQSQAVGVSVDLHLLGINNFDSSEQKLETTAYLEISWTDEVLQDNWENSDVSEVLIPQSDIWLPDLALQNGFETLTGLGNKFYNVRVKSTGVVTWRPYHVFESACAVDVTYFPFDRTTCELKFVVWSNPKNLLMATVGTGGLDMTGFSENSEWSIELTEANNFETTTSSGVTFAIQMKRKPLFYLLNILIPVIMLAVLNAFVFALPASSGEKTGFAVTAFLALAVFLTIISAELPRTADKVSTFSAYLFLVTFLSALISMITIIQLRLFAREPEVPVPSSLQSLTKCIRRMRCRTCFAKSGGYVRGLTIEEVKRRLSDDVTWEDAVGALDFVFFWVFLFLIAGITSGCCVIAVKGALA
- the LOC128212067 gene encoding acetylcholine receptor subunit beta-like translates to MDRFVILFAVVLYSSILLNPVSCITSEEMRLHLGNVLPVNYTTYIRPVLDQSTAVAVTVDLHLIGINYFDNQEQKLVTTAYLDIQWTDEVIARNWGDAGNADIEEVYVPQGNVWVPDMALQNGFETMVGLGDSFLYIRIKKDGTVLWRPYQVFESGCEVVITFFPFDKTSCELKLLIWSNTKEKVSLSQGTIGFDTSLYEKNSEWDILKTSTTEVTSGDNSGILFIIEMKRKPLEYLITILVPVIMLGLLNAFLFVLPADSGEKTGYAVTAFLSFAVFLTIISTEMPRNSEDTSMFSLYIFIMTMASTVMVVVTIIQLRIHHRPEERPVSRHFYAITQCVRRIQCAICVGGGHVARDVKRAQEAEEVTWKSVSAAIDFIGFWTFLIFMTVFTATILAVSMLGDKYLQ